TCTCCTGGTTTACTCATTTATGAATTTTAGAAATAGAAAGATCCAATATGgttttaaattctttgttgATATTGTAAGCtataaatgtgtttttttgaAATGTTTATGGTGTTTGAATCTAGTTTTATTGAGTGAATAATATACCATTGTTACAGCAGGACACCTACACAATTTACTttacaatttgatgaaatttattCCATTTCttaattcattgttgttgtagGTTCTTCAACTATATCTGGAGATAGTACATTTCAATCCATTCTTGACGATGGGGAGCCAAATGAAGATGATGGGAGTTGTGCCACAATTGATGGGAGTTGCATCACAATTGATGAagaattaaatattttgtattaatttagtagtttttttttttaatttcttagacttgttggattaattttttggtttgtaattatTCTAAAATTGTGGGATTTATGTTgtagctttttaatttcttggactCGTTGGACTTTTGATACTTATTTCTTGGActtgattgatttattttatttttatgtttagctaGTGATTTTAGTTATGATCTAGgtaatttattgatttaaaatcatggttatgatttattgaattattattatgatattagttatgatttattgatttatagatttataattaacatgtgatttattgatttataattaGTAGCCCATGATTTGGCATTTGGGCCTCGTGATCTAGGCTCGAATTTGAATATGCAGGCTTGAATAtaggcaaaaataaatttgggcttaatttttttatttggaatatgCAGGCTTGAACGGCAAAAATAAATctgggcttaatttttttttttttttggttgggccacGAATTGGGCCCAATCCCTAAACAGGGCCCGGTTGGGGCGGGTCCGAGCCTCGGGAAAAAACCCAGTACCCTAAACGGGTTGGGTTCGAGCCACGGGTCTTGCCCCGTGGGTCGGGCCCGGGTATGAAAAAACCCGgctcgaacccgacccgttgccattcctaataCGTGGGGATAAGGCAAGTCATATCAAAACCATGGTTGCTTTAACAAGTCCAATAGTAAATTACCTACTTAATTAACTTGTATTTGACATGTGAGCATGACacataaaacaaataatttaactGTAAATTCATCAGAATCAAATGCAATTACATTACTGAGTTGATGATAACTGCCATGcactttgttatttttaaaattagcaATTATTAATGTTATTCATGAAATTAgactactaattaaattaacgAAGGTGAATTCATGTATACCTGGTGCGATGTAGCCAATTGTACCgatggtttgggtttgggttgtgTCATTTTCAACTAAAATCTTTGCAATGCCAAAGTCACCAACATGTGCAACTAGGTCTTCATCTAAAAGGATATTGCTAGGCTTCAAATCACAATGCACCACAGATTCTGATCTACCATTGTGGAGATATTCTAACGCTAATGCAACATCCATCATGATGCTTACTCTTTGAACAAGATTCAAGCAGTAGTTGTGAGAGTATAACCACCTTTCAAGGCTACCATTTGACATGTATTGCAGCACCAAAGCTCTAAACTCAGGGTTGGAGCATGCACTAATGACTTTAACTAGATTCCTATGTCGGATTGACCTCAACACCTTGCATTCAGCATCAAAACTTCTAAAAGCACCCTCCAATTGCCGGTTAAGAACTTTGACAGCAACAATTGTACCATCAGATAGTATCCCTTTgtacacaaaaccaaaacctccAGTTCCAAGCAAGTTGCTTTCACAAAAGTTGTTTGTCCCACGACAAAGCTCTTGGTATGATATCATTCTATGATCCACTTCAGGCAATGTGATAGGTAAACTTGGAATGTGCATGTTACATTGTTGATCTCTTCTCAGCATAGTGACTAGTGCTGCAAAGATTATAAGTGATGCAATGACAGGAACAATATAAATGAGCAAAATTTGTTTTACCCTTGATCCATGAGAACTTGGACTTGTGCAAGGTGGAACTCCAAAAATTGGATTCCCACAAAGTGCTTCATTACCTATAAATGATTTTGCTGTGAAGTTTGCAAAAGGTCCACTAGATGGAATCTCTCCTGATAACTTATTAAAGGACAAATTCAAAAGCTTAAGATATCGAATTGCCTCAAGAGACTTAGGAATTTCACCAGAGAGATTATTATTTGAGAGGTCCAACTGATCCAATCCCTTCAATTGTCCAAAAGATTGTGGAATGTCTCCCTGAATTGAGTTCTTTGACAAATCAAGATAACGTAGGCTTTCAAAACTTCCAATGATACTTGGAACATTTCCAGTAATTTGATTATGGGATAAATTTATGTATTCAATAACATCTAATTTTCTAAGATTTGGAGACAGAGGCCCACTAAGGGAATTCCATGATAAATCTAAAAACAATAGATTTTCAATATTCAATAAATTTGATGGTATTGATGATGACATTTGGTTAGAACTAAGGTTTAGCCTCTGCAAAAGATTGAGATTTCCGGTGCAATCTGGGATGTATCCGGAGATTCTGTTATTTGAGAGAGACAATTCTCCCAGGTTCTTTATTTGACAGAGTTGTTCTGGAATGAATCCTTCAATCTTGTTTTCATCAAGATACAATCTTTGCAAGCTCTCCAATCCCCCAATTGTTGATGGTATGGTTCCGGTCAAACTATTACCATTCAACAAAAGAATGTTCAAGCTTTTTAGTGAACCGATTCCAATTGGAATTTGACCCTTTATTTGGCATTGATCTGCATGAAAGAGTTTAAGCGAAACTGAAAAATTTCCAATGACATCCGGGATTGCAATATTCAAGGGATTGGACGATAAAGATAGCGCTTCCAAAACTCTGCATCTAGTCAAAGATGAAAGGAAACTATGTTCTTGATCTCCAGGTTCACCTGTCAGCTGATTACCACCCAGACTAAGTAATTGGAGATATTTTAAGTTTCCAAGATTTCTGGGTATAGGTCCAGAGAGAAAATTGACAGAAAGTTCTACCCGAATGAGGTTAGAACAATTTGAAAGATATGATGGGATAGGaccacttattttgttgaaaccaAGAAACAGATGTTCTAGATTAGAACAAGAGAGCCTAGTATCTAAAGGAAGATTTCCAGACAAGGAATTTTCAAACAAGTTGAGATTTTGTAGAGAGGtaatgttgaaaatattttggggTATTTTCCCTGTGAGATTATTGTTTAGAAAAAACAATATATTCAGATTTTGGAGACGCCCTAAATCACTTGGAATGCTTCCTTCTATGTGGTTATTTTCAATGGTAAACTTCTGTAACATCGACAAGTTGCTAATGATAGGAGGTATATTTCCAGTTAAGTTGTTACCTCCAAGAAATAGCACTTCAAGTTTTTCTAAACTCCCAAAACCTTTTGTAATACTTCCATCAAACTTATTGTATGACAGAGTTAATTCTAAAAGCTCTGTACAGTGGTTAAACTGAGAGGGGAGCTTACCGCTGAATTCGTTATAGGAAAGATACAGTAGTTGAAGATGAGGACAATGGCTGCAAAGATCTATTGGAAGGGTTCCTGAAAATTGATTCATTGTAATAGAAAAAGCCATTAGAGAGGACAAGTTAAAGATGGCAAGAGGAAATGGACCAGTGAggctattattttttaaattcaagaaCTCTAATGAAGACATATTGCCGGAGGACAAAGGAATTGTGCCATTTAACTTGTTTCCTTCAAGAGAGAAATATCTAAGCTTCTGGCAATTATGTATAGTTGGTGGGATACTACCTTCCAATAGGTTGTTTGACAACCGAAGTTTCCTTAAGCGGCGCAGATGACTAATCTCATGTGGCAGAAAACCATAGAAGCTGTTGTTTGTAAGATCAAGTGAGATTAGGAAGGAGAGGTTTCCAATATGAGGGGAAACGGTGCCCCGGATACCCATGTAAGAAAGGTTCAAGGCTGTGACTCTTTGTCTGCGTCGACTGCAAGAGACCCCAAACCACTCACAGAAGTTTGTTGTTGTGGACCAGTTACCAGCAGAGAAGACAGTATCGTTTGGACCAAAACTGATTTTAGATTTGAAGGCAAGGAGAGCAGATTGATCGGTAAAGTTGTTGGAGGATTCTGTCAAGTGAAGTATGCATGGCTGCGCTAACAAAAAAGCCAACAGCAGGAGAATGGATGGCCTTTCTATTAGCATCATTAGTACTAGCATCGTGAGCATGCAGAGAGACAGACGAGGCACTTTGGAGTCTGGAGTTGGGATAGGAATTATATGTAGGATCGTAAGTGCTTGGCCttcctttttaatatatatataaaagaaagaaaagatgtgGGTCCATAATCATGAATAAGTGGGGTGTAgagaagtagaaaaaaaatatgtgttttttttttttaataactatcTGTATTTTAATTGGTGTTAATCAAAATGACATAAATGGTGAACCATTGTGAAAGTAATATTAGTAATATTACAATTTATCACATCAATTGTGTTtctcaattatatataaaaaaataaaaaataaaaaaattgtgtctctcaaacaataataataatcacatCAATTgtgaaaaagataataaaattattatgtgactaagcattttttttttttttttgattggataACTAAGCATTATTTTGAGTTAACTTGTGGGGGCAATGGCCCATAAGATTTACTTCTCATAATCTCATATGTTCTATGTTTTGTTGACTTGGTAGTTTGTGGCAACTGGCAAGTGTGctaaacaacaaaacaaattcaTCAATAGAGAATTGGTTTGCGCCGGGTTACACGGGCACAAGATTGTAAGATTTACTTCTCATAATCTCATATGTTCTAGGTTTTGTTGGCGAAAATAGTCAAATACCacgttttggcaaaatttgtggcaaactagcactgtttcggaaatatttagcaatctacTACTTTTTAGTACTCGAGTTCCACAAAATTGAGTTCTAAATAGTACTCAAATTCAGTGAACTCAAGTTCCTAGAAAGTCGCCAGCGTGGCACTACTGACCTagaatttgtgtaattaaaaaaataatgtagtaCTCAATATTACTGAAATCGATTATCTCTTTATAGTACTCGAGCTTAGTGCAGTCGagtaccttctttttttttctactttttttttttgttggaatgGCTTGAATAGTCAAACTTAGTGGCTTGACATTAGCCAACAAACCATTAAATGGCTTGCATGCCCATGTTAGGAAGATGCATGATATTCAAGAAGTTTCATGCGTGAAGAATTGTGAGAGCTTGCATTAAATGTTTTTCATGAATTgtcaaagaagatggccaagaACAACACCTGACTTGCAAACCAAATTCatgcttcttttctttggccATAAATGCTTGCCATTTTCTTTGACTTGACAAGTTTCTTTGACTTGCAAGAGTGAGTTCCTAcgggagattaaaaaaaagaaaaaaaaaaggaaaaaagaaagaaagagtgcCTCTACATGAGacaaagagatagaaaagaactTAActgtatggaaaaaaaaaaaaaaaaaaaaaaaacaaggaacTTGACTGTATGAAGCTCgagtactataaaaaaaaagtactcatTTCAGTAATATCGAGTACcacattctttttttaattatacaaattccaGGTCAGCAATGCCACACTGGCGACTcactaggaactcgagtttactaAACTAGAGTACTATTTAGAACTCAATTTTAGGGAACTCAACTACTAAAAAAGTAgtagattgctaaatatttccgaaacagtgttagtttgccacaaattttgccaaaacgtggtatttaattattttcgCCATGTTTTGTTGACTCGGTGGTTTGTGGCACTGGCAAGTGTgctaaacaacaaaaataggcataagatttgattatttttctgactttcaggaaaaaaaatttgttgtcgTAATTTGGTACTCGCGCAATAAAAGGCAATCTCATTCTCAATTGGGGTAGGTCCGAAATGTTTTGCGCATCCCAAAATTCCATTCCTATAAAcgaaaaacaaaaactaactaaaaatccaaaaaacacaaaaacaaacgaACAAACAAAGAACTATCATACCAGACTTCCATGGTTCCACCACAAGACTAGGAATATATGGTGCACGCAGTGGTggataagaaaattttctcaTGGGGCCAAACTAAATGTATTATATCGTTAATTTCTCTCAAACTTGTAAGTGCAtatagggctgtccacgggtcgagTCGGATCGGGTTTGGGTCTGACCCGCACCCGACCTAATTGAATTGGACCCACGACCGACCGGATGTTCGGGTCGAGCCCGATGGAGCGGGTCATCGATTGAGCGGGTCGGAGCCTCGGGTGATTTCGGGTTTCAAGCACAACAACAtttcaaaacccagaaaaatcttctcaaaatcccaaaaaaaaaccaaaacaattttctcaaaatacaaaccaaaaaccctagatctatgagactaaaacaaaatcaaaaccgagaacaatcattaaaaaaaaaaccagaacaaagaaattaaaatccaaaccaaaaactCCAGATCTATGACTACAACGGAAAAGAGAAGATTAGACCAACAACATGACCACCACTCCCTCCCTCACCACCAACCAACACATCCATCATAAGAtcagtacaattttttttttaaagaatagaaCCTTTTTTACTGACCCGCCATCAAAATGCACAGATCATAGTATTAAAAGGAGATTTCAAGTTGATCAGAGAAGGCTTGTGGAGTTTGAGACTCAACCAAGGACAGCGAGTGCAACGACAAAGGGGCAATGTCGGCAATAGGTTTATGGAACTTGATTCAACGCCGGCAAACTGGGCAACATTGGCAAGGAGGCTAGGTTAGGGATTTGAGTGAAAGATTAGAGAAAGTGAGAATGAGAGattaaagaaagagagaaatttttctagtttttgaAACTCAAACGTAGAACAGACCCTGACCCATcagtgttttttctttttaagaattttgggTCGGGCGGGTCGGTTTACATGGGTTAGAAGTCAAGGGACCCAAAAACCcgaattttaaaattaattgacTCGCACCTGACCCATATGGACATTCGGATCTGTCCATGGGCCTTTGGGTCGAATTGGGTCTGACAGGTGGGTCGGGTCAGTCGAGTTGCTGGACAGCCCTAAATGCATATGACTTTTTTGTCAAACTAGGGGCCCACCCCCTCCCTTCGCCCCTGGGTGCAAGTAAATGGAAAACAAGAGGGTCAACCCCAACAACTTAAGGAACACAAttacttttttgaaaaatgctaaaaatataacctttttCATAAATTGTGTTGGGGACTACAATTTAACTTCctacaaccactctaaaaataGGCCCATGTAGTGTGATGTCAAatgccataaaagatttgagtgtgtcttcctcatcaccaattggttttgagaTGGAATGGCACAGCTCATGGTCcatcaaatggtatcagagctatgATCACTGGTTCGAGTCATGGGAGGGTCATTGTGAGGGAGGGAttatttggggggggggggggggggcccacaatttgactccctaCAACCACTCTAAATACAGGCCCACGTGGTGTGATGTCAAATGCCATAAACGATTTGAGTGTGCGTTCCTCATCACCAATTGGATTTGAGGTGGAATGACACAGCTCATGGTCCGACAAATTCTTTATGTGATAAATAGTTATTGCTAAGTGAAAAAGTAATGTTAACttgttgtaaaatattttgtgactATAGTttttaacattactttttttttaatcacaactGTAATGTGGCATGTTTTGAGTGGTTGTCTATCACTTAATTGTagatatactatttttttttctaccactCATAATCTGCCACAAATAAGTTATGATCTTTTTGGCCATGACATTAGACTTATATGGTACATGACAAGGAATAAGTGAAGAGTGCAAATAGTAATGGCCAGTGCATTGTGAAAGAAGCATCCAAATTCATATACACAAATAAAATGATTCAATTTGATAAAAGTAGATGGAATTGGATATGGAAAATCCCATGtccacaaaaaaattcaaatttttatatggAAATGCACCCATAACGGGACAAGGGAGCCTAATGGAACAAGGGAGTAGAAGAGTACAAAATTGGCTAGTGCACTGTGAAAGAAGCATCCAAATTCACATACACATATGAAGGGATTCAATTTGATAAATATTGATGGAATTGAATATGGAAAACCCCGGAATTGAATATGGAAAACCCcctgtccaaaaaaaaaatcagatttttaTAAGGAAATGCATCCATAACGGGGCAAGGGAGCAGAAGAATACAAATAGTAATGGTTAGTGCACTATGAAAGAAGCATCAAAATTCATATACACACATGAAGGGATtc
This genomic stretch from Quercus lobata isolate SW786 chromosome 3, ValleyOak3.0 Primary Assembly, whole genome shotgun sequence harbors:
- the LOC115979446 gene encoding probable LRR receptor-like serine/threonine-protein kinase At3g47570 encodes the protein MLTMLVLMMLIERPSILLLLAFLLAQPCILHLTESSNNFTDQSALLAFKSKISFGPNDTVFSAGNWSTTTNFCEWFGVSCSRRRQRVTALNLSYMGIRGTVSPHIGNLSFLISLDLTNNSFYGFLPHEISHLRRLRKLRLSNNLLEGTLPIDLCSHCPHLQLLYLSYNEFSGKLPSQFNHCTELLELTLSYNKFDGSITKGFGSLEKLEVLFLGGNNLTGNIPPIISNLSMLQKFTIENNHIEGSIPSDLGRLQNLNILFFLNNNLTGKIPQNIFNITSLQNLNLFENSLSGNLPLDTRLSCSNLEHLFLGFNKISGPIPSYLSNCSNLIRVELSVNFLSGPIPRNLGNLKYLQLLSLGGNQLTGEPGDQEHSFLSSLTRCRVLEALSLSSNPLNIAIPDVIGNFSVSLKLFHADQCQIKGQIPIGIGSLKSLNILLLNGNSLTGTIPSTIGGLESLQRLYLDENKIEGFIPEQLCQIKNLGELSLSNNRISGYIPDCTGNLNLLQRLNLSSNQMSSSIPSNLLNIENLLFLDLSWNSLSGPLSPNLRKLDVIEYINLSHNQITGNVPSIIGSFESLRYLDLSKNSIQGDIPQSFGQLKGLDQLDLSNNNLSGEIPKSLEAIRYLKLLNLSFNKLSGEIPSSGPFANFTAKSFIGNEALCGNPIFGVPPCTSPSSHGSRVKQILLIYIVPVIASLIIFAALVTMLRRDQQCNMHIPSLPITLPEVDHRMISYQELCRGTNNFCESNLLGTGGFGFVYKGILSDGTIVAVKVLNRQLEGAFRSFDAECKVLRSIRHRNLVKVISACSNPEFRALVLQYMSNGSLERWLYSHNYCLNLVQRVSIMMDVALALEYLHNGRSESVVHCDLKPSNILLDEDLVAHVGDFGIAKILVENDTTQTQTIGTIGYIAPEYGSEGRVSTKCDIYSYGIILLEIFTRKKPTDKIFVEELNMRQWIASLPDRMKVVDEGLLYIEDGRDVTAMKTILSSILELGLRCSEELPDERLDIKDVVTQVNKIKLAILGNRNNGV